TTTTGACTTCTGAACTCTGAACTTTCTTTTCAGTCTTTAATAACAGTGGAGTCTTAGTTTCCTCTTTGggttttgatttagatttttccaTGATTCTTACTTTCTCTGCTGTCTTGACTTTTTTGGGATCCTTGTCTGTTTCAGAGCTGGACTtcttctggttgtcttgatctGGTTTAGTCTTCTCCTTCTCGCCGTCTTTATTATCTGTAGCAGATTTGAGTTTTTCTCCTTGCATGTCCCCAGTGTGGCTCTTTGACCTTTTCAGGCCTTCCTTGGagtgtctgtctttcttcttgCTGCCGTCTAACCCAGGCTCCATGTCAGATCGATCCTCGGATGAACCAGCGGAGTCTGGGCGGAGCAGCTGCTTGAAATCACTTTTGACTGAAGGTTTCTCTCCTTTAGTCCTTTCCCTTTCCTTGCTTTTATCTTTTTCCCTGACTTTGTCCTTTTGTTTGTCCTTCTCTGCTTTGACAGCCTCAGTGGATGGAGCTTTCACCTTCTTTGCATCTTTGGGACCCTCGTCTGCGACACCTTCAGACGcctttcctgttgttttcttctcactTTTAATCTTTGGCCTCCTCTCACCTTTCTCTTCACAGGGCCCTTTCACACCTTCCTTGGTCTGAGATTCATCTGCCTGATGTTCAGatttcttctcctgcttttgtTTGAGTTTGGCAAATTCCTCTGAGAGGCTGCGCTCTTTCTCTTTGCGTTCTTTGGAGTGAAGTTCTTTACGAGACTGACGATCAAATTTTCCGAGTGAACGTTGTTTAAGCACCTCCTGGGAACCTTGCTCCAAATCCAGGATGAAGGAGTGGGTCCGAACTTTGTCAGAGAACTTTTTGGTTTCACTGGAATCTTCTGAGACGCTGCCGCTCATCCTTCTGTGTCTCTCGTCAGATGAAGCCAATTCTGAGAGATTTCTTATCAATTTTGGTTGTGGGGTCTTTAAGGTAGCAGATTTCACttcctaatttaaaaaaacaataacacacaatgCTGCTTCATTAAACTTCACCAATCTAAATCATTACCTGTGGTGAATGTGCTTTACTCCCGATAGCTTTCACGTACCACTTTCCTGGatccctctcctcctgtgtctccTTTCTTCCTGCTAGTAACATCTCCCTCTTTCCTAAAGCAGGAAATGAAGCATTTATTTATAGAGTGTACACTGACACAGCTATAGGAATTTGAATCTGAGCTTTAGATGACGTACCTTGAGTCtagtttcctcttcctgttgagagccatttttttctccagaaCTTTCCTTTCTTTGCGAGCCTCTTTAGCCCTGGGTCGCTCCGCCCCAGCAGAGTCCccactcttttgttttttgtgatctGTGTTGGAAATAAGCCTGGTCAATGATGGGAACACACAGCACGACCGGACAGCATAACACAGAACACTGCTAGACTAAAAGTTGAAGGTAAGAAATTTAAGCCCAGGTAgcagaaaattatttttttctgttaccAGACTAAACCTTTATTAGTCTAATATTATTAAAACATGTCAGGTTGCTGTATTTAAAACATAAGAAGAATGGATGACTCTGAGAACACATGAGAAACAGAATTACCTTGTTCTTCAGATTGTGCTGCTTTCTGTTTACGCTTCTCTTCCATTCGTTCTCTGTTCTGTTGTCTCTTGAGCAGCCTGTCCTCTTTGTCTTTTGCCTACGAGATCACAgttcaggagacagagacacagaagaaTGACAGACTGAATGAGGAAGGAGCATAAAAATAGCGATTGTATTCCAGTTCGTGATCAATTAATTGTTGTTAATTATTTAACAACTTACTGCAGATCTCCGACGTTCCTCCACAGTGACTTCATCATCCGAGTCACTATAGTAACGAGAGTAGAGGAAGGGCTTGTGAACGTAGGCCTTTCGCCGAGGCTTGTGCTCCTCCTCTCCGTTGGCATCTTTCTTTCCTGCTCTGTCACCTTGATctagtgaaagaaaaacacaaacaaaacagtttttcttgtttaaaattaaacatctgtaaaagaACATCTGTAGTAAAGCCCATATTGAACGCTTCGTGATACAGTTAATTTTCAGAATCTGAAATCTTAGACACAAGCAAAAAAGTTGAGACCATCAGACGAAAGTTCCCCTTCTTTAGACGAGTCAGACAGCAGCTCCTCGTCTTCACTTTCCTCCTCGAATGACGACAGGTCGCTGGTGTGGACAGAgctcactgtgatgtcactcaGGCCGTCCAGGTCTGAGTCCTCCAAAGAGTATTCTACAGTGTAAACACAttagatattttttattattttactcttatattttttacttttactcaaatattcacattcatgtttttaaaactaGTAAAGGGCTGAGGCAACAGTGGATCAGATATccacaaaaatgacaaatgtatttattattttctctgacaaaTCTGAAGCTGATTTAATTGAATGCCAACAGAAACTTGCCACATTACGCTATTCGCTGAATACTAAATACTAATCATTTTTAGGAATGGAACAAACTATTATTTCCAATGTATTACTTACATTCATCTGTCAATATTATAGTTTATAACaatttctgtaaaatgtcaaattaattgtCTTAAAAATACCACTTAGCAAGAGAAATATCAGAATTCCCCAAAGCCTGATGTAAGATGTCCAATAGACTCAGACTATATATTATAATGAACAGGTTCTGAATGCAGGTTTTCTACAAAAACATGTAGACAACAGATGATCTCACCTTCCTTTATCCTCTCTTTGGCTTTCTGCTTGGCCTGACTTGTAGATTTCTGGAGTTCATCGTCctgcttttcttctgaaggtttTCCAGTGATTCggttttccttctcctcttctatcTGCTCCTGAGCTCCTGCCTGCTCATCCTCCATCTTCACCTCTTCTATTAACCCCTCTTTTCCCAGATCCATCTGGTCCTGAGTGTCCTCCATCTTCACTTCCAGCATCTGGATCTCAGATGTCACCTTCATTTCCTCTGACTCTTCCAAGATTCTACCGTCATGGTGgctgtctccctcctccacgATGCTCATGTCCTGCTCGCCCTCTTCCACCAGCTGCATGGTGTCGTCTGAAGCTTTACGTCCTTTCTCTGTGCCTGAGCTTGCCCTGACACTTGCCTCCTGATTGAGAGAAGTGATTGTGTCCAGGATGGACATGGCGTCACTGGCTACAGTGGTCGTTGGAGCAGATGACGAGGCTGTGAACGTATGAATATGTTTCAACGGGTGTTAAATGTGTGATTTCATTGGGAAATAATTTCAAACGATAGGATGAAGAGGGACAATGATTTTTCTCCCTTATTGGTCAAATCtgatggattaaaaaaacaagtaatgAAACATGTATAGGTAGACGTTGTTTACCCTGCTCAGGAATGCTGCTGTCTGGTTTGGTCTCTGGTAAAGGCAGCGGGGGCAGTGGCTCTTCAGAGCAGCTGCCAGGTGACAGAAATTCACGAACCACCCTCTCCACTTGTGGCCTGAAATTGTGGTTGATTTTGGGATCCACCACTTGAGCCACAATCCTGTCCACTCCCTGCTCCAGCATCCCAGACCTAAGGAGAACAGTTTGATTTAACTTCAGGCAATTTGCGCTTTAAACcagacattaaaaaacatttaacaatttCAGCTTGAAAAAGTATTGTATCATTTCCATTGCTATACTGGAACAGATGTTTCTCCATGGTCACTTACTGGAGCACAAGCTGTCGGATGTTGTTTCTCAGCTGGTTCTTGTTCAAATGTGGGCTCCATGTGTGGTTAGAGAGGTGATTGGAGACAAAGTTGTCCACTCTTTGTTTCAGGTTCAAGTAAgctggctgcaggagaagaggcAAGCAAGTGATCACAGATGAGGGGACATTTGGATATTATTGTCGAGGCCACAACTGGACATCTGGTAAAAAGCTATTGATACATATATTAACCAACTGTTTATTGTGGTATTAAGTAGTAGCAGTTAATAAACACAAGCTTCTGATAGGAATTCATCCATTATCCACATATTTCTGAGTTGTGAGGTGCAGACTGTTTGTTACTGCAAACATAAAGAGCAGTCACCAACCAAACTCATATATTGTGATTTTACAACATTCACCTTCTGTTTGAGtccaaattatatttttatatacagcacatttcaaataaatcaattcAATCAGCGTGCAAGCTTTTCAACTTCAGACCAAAAGAAATGAATGGTTGAATTGCAGATATAACATCACACACCAAACACTGAGCTCGCACAGAAATTCATCTACAATGTTAAATGTGAGGGTTTAACATCATCATCCACCAACAGCGAGTGAGTTGAAGTTCCAACAGAATTAAATGAATGGAAATCTGTAGCTAGCTAACGTGTTAGCACTTAAAATGTAGCTACAGCTCCTTGTTAGCAGCAAAgtaatttttaaatgttatttactacTAGCATGTTGTTTACTGCTAGCATGAAGCTAAACGAGATGCTGCTCCGGAATCAAACCTGCTCCTGCAGCACAGAAAGCTGCTTTCACCGCTTCCACAGTTCGGATTATAAACTTAAAACATCCCGGGATCTCGAGGTTATAATGAAGTTTACCTTTGTATCGACGTCTGCCAGACACTCCCTCCTGAACTGGTCGAAGAGCCCCTGGGTTTTTAAATGACTGACGATCATAGAGACGAGCTGCGGGTCTCCCGGAGGTAAACCAGCCATGTCTGAGACCGAACCGATTAAATGTGAGACTTCCTGTGAAACATGGGCTCAcatcagagctggaggagactcTTCTCTGTTGTGGTTCATCAAGTTTGATTCAGGCTGGAAGCGGAAGTGAAAATCAACATGGTGATTTGAACCGGAAATACTTCATGGAAATCCAGGTTTTCCCTACCAAAATAAAGGATTTGTAAACGCGAGGGAAATCAAAGTTCTTCCTCAACGCgatgtttttatataaagttGTGTTCGGGAACAcgaggagaaataaaaatgaggtattttcagttcatttaaacCAAAAACTGTCGCTTGTTGAATCTGCAGATCTGTTCACTGAAACTAACCCAGTTGTGACATTATAATTGTTTAGCGACCTCTAGCGTTGTGATCCAATCACAGACATCAACGTGACACGACGCTGAGTTAACGGTGAGCGACAACCGGCAGCACGCGCTCAGTGAAGACAGATGTGAAGACAGATGTGGGTCATGTGACAGAAAAATTTAAACAGGACAAGCAAAAAGTTATGGCAGCggtgggattcgaacccacgcccCCGAAGAGACTGGAGCCTTAATCCAGCGCCTTAGACCGCTCGGCCACGCTACCGTGTGACGCCATTGGATCATAAGCTGTACTAGTATTTAGTGTGGTGTAGTTTTTCAAAAACCACATTAATATTTGAGTGAGCTACAGTTTACAAAACGACTGATTCACTTTTGTGAAGAGTTTCAACAATAACTGAATATAGTTATGTTTTGGGCGATTCTATATTTGCCCACTTTAGTTTTGCTTCGTAATTATTTGTGTTGCACTGTTTGGTTCTGTAACCACACACCATGTGTACATAATAGATCATTTATTAGATGTCCACAAATCCTTTTATATCATTTATTAGAATTTGAAGTACAGTCTTGAAGGAATAATAAACATGCGTTCCACCCCATCCCTCAGTACACATCATCTTAAACTATTAGAGAATATATTCAGCATGAGGCAGGTGGTCTAACAGGACTTTGGAGGCAGCACCATCAGATGGAGAAATCCAAAACAgagcttttcatttaaaaaggatCAGAAAAGAAGtgtcaataaaataacaaaaacctcTAAGGCACAGTACTAGACATAGATAATAACACCACACTGTACAACATAAAAAGTGGGCATGCATGAATACCCATTATAAAATGTGCCAGGATAATGGCAGTTTAAAGCCCATGGCAGTGAAACCAAATCGTGCCGGCCCAGAGTCTCTTGTGGATATAAAACACCCCTCAGAGGGAGGTGAGAAGGCTGGCCAGGTGGACTCAGGATTTCTTGGAAGGGTAGGTCGGGGGTAGAAGCCGGTGGGAGTTGGCGCGCACCCACGGATGGTCGATGACGCTCTGTAGTGACAGACGATCGATGGGGTTGTGGCGAAGCAGCTTGGAGATCAAGTCCCGGGCACCGTCTGAGACAATCTTGGGGAATTTCAAATCAACCTGAAAATGGCAAGaagatatttattaatttaatcaaCTTTAATCAAGATTCATGAGACTCTTTACACACATATAGATAATTTACGCAAGATTTGTGGATTGAAATCTGTATGTTTACTGAAATAatttgagtaaaataaaaaaacaaattgtccAGATAGCCTGTTTccaaaatattgtttacaagGATTCATTAATTATCAGTTAGTTAGCCATATTTtccaacaacagaaaaacaccaaCCTTCATGATTCTTTTGTATGTGTCTGAATGGCTGGCAGTTTCAAAAGGTGGGTTTCCAACTAGGCATTCATAGCAGAGGACCCCAATGCACCACAGGTCCACCTTCTCACTGTGGGTGTGGCCCTCGATCATCTCTGGAGGGAGGTAGTCCAGTGTCCCACACATGGTGCGACGTCTGCAAAGGTTAAAAACCAGAGGTGAGCGGGCAGTAGCAACAGTTTCTAATGGAGCACAGTGGTGTGTTGATGATGCAGATATCTCACCTTAGAGAAGGTGCATGAACAGACCAACCAAAGTCGGCAATTTTCAGCTCCCCACGATAGCCGAGAAGCAGGTTCTCCGGCTTGATGTCACGATGAATCACTTTCTTCTCATGGCAGTACATTAAAGCATCAGCTATCTCCTCCATGTactagaaaattaaaaaaggttaGCATTGAATTATAacaacaaaatgcaaacacacattagaAGCAATGCACAAGGAGTTTCTAATTTCTCTTACCGTGGCAGTGCGCTGGTCATCAAATCTTCCAcatctctgcagctctttgtaCATTTCTCCACGTGGGGCATACTCAAGTACAAGGAACACCCTCTTGCGATCATGGAAATAATTGTAGAAGCGCAGGATGTTTGGGTGCCTGAAGGGaagattttgtttattttgaggTAGCCAGTTGTTGATGGTATTTCAAAGACCAAGGGAAATTAATTTAATGTTGTTTGTGTATTCATGGCGCAGCCTCATACACTCAAGGTGTGAcgttacatgttttatttctttcagtgAATAATggatcaaatatatttaaaaatgtgtgattcAAATTGAAAGTCTAATATCTGCCATagtgttataatataatatttctttttcttggaTCTCACAGGTTAGCATACCATTaaaattagcaaaaaaaaagaattaatagAAAAACCATTTCAATTTGTAATTAACAGTAATCttctaaaaacacaaaattaaactttacaTTAAGTAGTTCACTTAAAAGTTAGCCAGGAACTGTATGCACTAAGGGATATTGTGCCCTTTATTCAAGCACCAGAAGTAGCCTTTAGTCTTTAGGATTCATTTGTGTAAATTACTGTAATCTTATGTTCACATACTGATGGAAAGCCTTTTCAAGATACTGTACATAAGGGCCTTGGAAGAATGCACTGCACCAGTGTGCCAAACATAGctcaacaccaacacacaacagATGACGAAAAATATTTCTCAGGATACTAACTTAAGATGAGCTTGAATCTCGATCTCCCTCCTGAGTTGATGCTCCACACCCTCCTTCTCCATCTGTGACTTGAACAACACCTTCAGTGCAACGATGGCCTGCAGTTTCTTTACTCTCGCAAGGTAGACATTTCCAAACTTGCCCTTCCCCAGAGGTCGACCAATGTCAAAGTCATCTATGGTGACTTTCCTGTAGAAAggtgcagagacagacaaactcaTGTTAACCCCTCAAATAGTAGAGACTCTGACATGGCTGCTTGAAATCATTCATAAAAACAGAGCAGGATATGAAAACACAACTGGACTAGTGATGACACTTACTTTGTCATTAAACTGGAGGACGAGCCAACACACTCTCTCCCAGGgcctaaaaatgaaaatacaatcaAAACAGGCATATTTCCTGAGAACTGAGTGGTTTCTGTAAGTAAAGAGGTAGATTTTACCTGCGATAGCACTTTTGTCCATTTCTGCTCGAGGCTTCACCAGAACACGCTGTGGCCCTGTAACCATGCTTGGAGTTGCAAACTAAAATTCAgaggcaaaaacacaaacatgcagctatGAGTGACCAGATGACCAATGCCATGACATAAAAGTACAGCAGGAGGGACTGAACTAAAACAGCTTTCACTGACGACACATTAGttaaacacagcaaacaaatgtaaatatgtttacAACTATAACTACGTACCTGTCTTTGGAAGCCCCTGGGCTCATGATTTTCCTTATTCTGTTAAGACATACACAGATTTAGCATTAACTTACAGTGTATTGGAGTTACTGTGTGTCTCTCTTGATATTCAGGTGTTCTCTTAGCATCAAGTCATGGTACTTGTTTAGACAATGCCCGAGGTATGTATGGAAAACAGGATGTTGAGGAAATATGTCCATCAACTAGTCCTGAAGATACCAGAGAGATGACAGAGATGTAGGAACCCAACtactttctctgtttgtttctagTGTGAGGAAGATGGAAGACTTCTTGAATTTCTTTTTGATTTAccactttcagaaaaaaaatgtaagcaCTGGATTGCAAAGGGACAGTACAGGTCCTTTCGTCTGGTCTTTTAGCATTCATTCATTTGCAGCATGTGTGTTCACGCATCAGATGAGAGTTGGAAATATGTTtgtcattatatttcattcagctgacgcttttatccaaagcgacttacaataagtgcattcaaccattcaAGAATCAAGTAATGTTAAATGTTCCACTACAATGACAATGGAACCAAATGTCGGTGCAACATGAAACTTGATTTATTACCGCAGCATTGTCACATGTCAGGTTGTGACTGAACTAGTTCTTACAGATAAACATTGTATGTTCACGTCTCTGTGGTTAAACAATGACGTTAGGCCCCAGTTGAGGTAACACTGTTTACCTCGCACTAGGGGCTTTGCAGCGACCCCAGTTCAACAGGATGAGTTGATTTAGATTTCAAATAATCTCACTTTCTTATCTCCTTTGTCGTGTTCACACTTTATATTCAACTTGTTGTCAGTTTTTCGCGAACGAGGCGTTATGCTACATGTAAGCTAGCTCTGTAGCGGAGCTCCCAAACCGAGCGTTAGCTACGGAGCTCAAACCTGCGTCGACAGAGAGAAACGGTTAAATGTTCTGAGCGGATGTAAAGTTCACTGTtcactcagagaaacattgaaaCACTTGATATATTTACCTGCATGTTGGTGAAGACACGCAGCGTTAGCTCAGTAAAGCTCAGTGTGTAGTTTTCTGCCTCTTCCGCCGCCAACGTTTTCAAAAAGCCAGCCTCGACACACGCGATTGGTTGTTGCGTCTCGCACGGAGGGCTCCCATTGGCCAGAATCACTGCGGGAGCGTGCGTGTGATTGGTGTATACTCAGACAGAGACCCGCCTTCCTTTCCTTctggttttttaaaaacaatggaCGAGcgtttaaaatgtctttttaattttctgtgtaAATATTAGAACTTTTTTAATTCCTATATTGAAACTGCTGATCTTTTTTCCAAATAACCAAACTCTGAATACatgaaaagattaaattaacgattcaaatgaaatgacggataaaaacagcagtttgtAGTTAACTTTTTAATTATCTTACCACAACACAAATGTAATTTCCTCAGATGAATCCTATTTTTCCGGCATATTTGAATGAGACAACACCGATATGTGAAATGTTGCGAAATAATAAAATCCCAATTTCCTTAAAAGTACACTGACCACTTGTGTGTCAGtactattttccttttttcgtatgtattttcttttttaatgacaaTTGTTGAATATATCACAGTTACTTTCTGAGTCAAGCTCATATGTGGGTGGATTTCTCTAAAATGCTGTTACATTTAATGATGTTTTTCGAGAAAGATCCAATCaaatcacaaaatacaaaataaatacaccaACTTTTATTTGCTCAAAATAGATTTATTCAAAACCATTTCCTCATTTAAAATTTCAAACTTCTTTATGTTATTTACATGAGAAATCATGTCAAAAACACTTATCTATGTTTTccctttacattttttaatttcataatttctaaaggaggaaaaaaataaaatggaaacaaGACTTTACAAAGATTACTTTAAAAATGGTATGCTGCtcttcaacaaacacaaaactgacaaACACCAAAACCAAACACCTGCTTGTGACAGACACTTTTTCTGATCGTACAGTTGAAAGGTTGAAAGAACAGGAAACAGGTGCATGATATCCTTTAGATTGTTTGTCATCTCTATTGTTGTTGCTTGCAGCTGCTCGTGTCTCTACAGGCAAACAGTAACAGTTACAAATGTTGTGTAATATTGGAACTGAGTATTCAAAATACTTTGCTTCACAAATCCTGGACTTGTTTCAATCCACTGGGAAGTGACTGTCCACGGATTTACCTTGAAGATGGTGGGTCACAATTCTGACAATATAAACCACAAGACGATGTTTTGTTAACATTACCAATGTTACCAAACCATTTTCTAACATGGCAGTTCCAAGTTAAACAAGGCTGCTTTGTGGCAACATGGCTTTTCAAAGAATTGAAGTCCCACAATTGGTCTAGTATAGCCAACATTGTCATGTAGTTATATTATCCAAAGAAATATTTTCATACTTTGTTAAAGGACATACAGCAaacagccacaacattaaaacctga
This window of the Paralichthys olivaceus isolate ysfri-2021 chromosome 9, ASM2471397v2, whole genome shotgun sequence genome carries:
- the aurkb gene encoding aurora kinase B; the encoded protein is MQNKENHEPRGFQRQFATPSMVTGPQRVLVKPRAEMDKSAIAGPGRECVGSSSSLMTKKVTIDDFDIGRPLGKGKFGNVYLARVKKLQAIVALKVLFKSQMEKEGVEHQLRREIEIQAHLKHPNILRFYNYFHDRKRVFLVLEYAPRGEMYKELQRCGRFDDQRTATYMEEIADALMYCHEKKVIHRDIKPENLLLGYRGELKIADFGWSVHAPSLRRRTMCGTLDYLPPEMIEGHTHSEKVDLWCIGVLCYECLVGNPPFETASHSDTYKRIMKVDLKFPKIVSDGARDLISKLLRHNPIDRLSLQSVIDHPWVRANSHRLLPPTYPSKKS